One window of Drosophila busckii strain San Diego stock center, stock number 13000-0081.31 chromosome 3L, ASM1175060v1, whole genome shotgun sequence genomic DNA carries:
- the LOC108598594 gene encoding tetratricopeptide repeat protein 27 — MLDELCTHLQVELKVEGLLGLRTKFQQKALPQLCLKVLQAEQLDLPTAQATNGNGKLPQLLLHEDDTRLERIRFIEPKDNEVMTLPSVLQALVLAKVKQLKRSQPKDRLADEQLEPYTQTLLYQQHGPLQVRQSALLLNCQQESGQRRTVERSWKQCEECVKLLQNAAVYSLKTRLSFAFAACLQPKWQVQLQLVELLRSLGMTKSALDICLKIHAWQQVIECYTSLELRHKAAEIIRQEIEKQPTALLYCLLGDAVDDPKCYEQAWEHSKHTSGKAQAYWGNYYYRRAEYAEAIGHYEISLEINSLQESILLRCGFSAIQLERWDTAVKSYLAYTHLEPNGFESWNNLGKALIKLGDKPRAHRLLGESLKCNYNNWKVWENYMLVSVDTTHWEDAMRAYTRLGELKQHFLDEEVLTRIVYGIARQLQSDCSSEAQSKSLQRRLNQLMAAQCVRHGNEPMVWELAALVAVTPLKKAERLVKSYRAYTSKQLGWETKSAHAKKALSLCLELSELSQAAIKEHSSDESEVMITSGLNSSRLAVTSCLGALKRASLVEVPAEQQQQMQLLEQQLTQLTNIVQQRMQRP; from the exons ATGTTGGATGAGCTCTGCACGCATTTGCAGGTGGAGCTCAAGGTGGAGGGGCTGCTGGGACTGCGCACAAAGTTTCAACAGAAAGCGCTGCCGCAGCTTTGCTTAAAGGTGCTGCAAGCGGAGCAGTTGGATTTGCCCACGGCGCAGGCAACAAATGGCAATGGaaagctgccacagctgctgctacatgAGGATGACACCAGACTGGAGCGCATACGCTTCATAGAGCCCAAGGACAATGAAGTAATGACGCTGCCCAGTGTGCTGCAAGCTTTAGTGCTGGCCAAGGT CAAACAGCTGAAACGCTCGCAGCCCAAGGATCGCCTGGCGGATGAGCAACTGGAGCCTTATACACAAACGCTGCTCTATCAGCAGCATGGACCGTTGCAAGTGCGTCAATccgcgctgctgctcaattgcCAGCAGGAGTCGGGACAACGTCGCACTGTCGAGCGCAGCTGGAAGCAGTGCGAGGAGTGCgtcaagctgctgcagaaTGCAGCAGTTTACAGCCTGAAGACGCGTCTTTCATTTGCCTTTGCCGCCTGCCTGCAGCCCAAGTGGCaggtgcagctgcagcttgtggaGCTGCTGCGTTCCTTGGGCATGACCAAGTCGGCGCTGGATATTTGCTTGAAGATTCATGCCTGGCAGCAGGTTATCGAGTGCTACACGAGTCTGGAGCTGCGTCACAAGGCGGCGGAGATTATAAGACAGGAGATTGAGAAGCAGCCCacagctttgctttattgtttgctGGGCGATGCTGTGGATGATCCCAAGTGTTATGAGCAGGCCTGGGAGCATTCCAAGCATACGAGTGGCAAGGCGCAAGCTTATTGGGGCAATTACTACTACAGACGCGCCGAGTACGCCGAGGCCATTGGTCACTATGAGATATCGCTGGAGATTAATTCGCTGCAGGAGTCGATTTTGCTGCGTTGCGGCTTCAGTGCCATTCAGCTGGAGCGTTGGGACACTGCTGTCAAATCCTATTTGGCTTACACGCATCTCGAGCCCAATGGCTTTGAATCGTGGAACAATCTGGGCAAGGCTTTGATCAAGCTTGGCGACAAGCCACGTGCGCATCGCTTGCTGGGTGAATCACTGAAgtgcaactacaacaactggAAGGTGTGGGAGAACTATATGCTCGTCTCGGTGGACACCACGCACTGGGAGGATGCCATGCGCGCTTATACGCGCCTCGGTGAGCTCAAGCAGCATTTTCTGGACGAGGAAGTGTTGACGCGCATTGTTTACGGCATTGCCCGCCAGCTGCAGTCGGATTGCTCCTCTGAAGCGCAGTCCAAGTCCTTGCAGCGTCGCTTGAATCAGCTCATGGCTGCGCAGTGTGTGCGTCATGGCAATGAGCCCATGGTATGGGAATTGGCTGCCTTGGTGGCTGTCACGCCGCTGAAAAAAGCCGAGCGCCTAGTCAAATCCTATCGCGCCTACACGAGCAAGCAGCTCGGCTGGGAGACAAAGTCCGCGCATGCCAAGAAGGCGTTAAGCCTATGCCTGGAGCTCTCCGAGCTTTCGCAGGCGGCCATTAAAGAACACTCCAGCGATGAAAGCGAAGTTATGATCACTTCGGGACTCAACTCCAGCCGCTTAGCTGTTACCTCCTGCTTGGGCGCACTCAAACGTGCCAGTCTCGTCGAGGTGCCCgcggagcagcaacagcaaatgcagctgctggagcagcagctaaccCAACTCACCAACATTGtgcagcagcgcatgcaaCGTCCCTAA
- the LOC108598944 gene encoding WD repeat-containing protein 92 codes for MDKPQIIEHLHEAVNYTVYDTKWIPLSAKFVVLGSKPNSHGIMEIYELNEQKLEKLKCIEKQAAFKCGTFGAASMRNRHMAIGDFEGRLQVLDLERPELAVYNVKAHSSIINCIDAIGGTQLECGAPEIATGSRDGAVRVWDIRQGQTPVVDIAPPAQMGDGVNSAHMRRDCWAVAFGNTYNSEERIVAAGYDNGDLKLFDLRSLSVRWEATIKNGICDVEFDRRDIPMNKLAVTTLEGGLLVYDMRTQHPSKGFSHVEERNAGRSVGSNGVINGPKATVWTVRHVPQNRDIFLTGGGTGSIRLWKYEYPDRRVIDDADGNKEGVPGKLQMVSAVTLSSQPVHSFDWHPDKLGLAVAGAFDQSVRVLITTKLNTL; via the exons ATGGACAAGCCACAAATAATTGAACATTTGCATGAAGCGGTTAATTATACAGTGTATGACACCAAATGGATACCGCTGTCCGCAAAGTTCGTAGTGCTCGGCTCCAAGCCCAACAGTCATGGCATAATGGAAATCTACGAACTGAACGAGCAGAAGCTGGAGAAGCTCAAGTGCATCGAGAAGCAGGCGGCATTCAAATGTGGCACATTCGGTGCCGCTTCCATGCGCAATCGTCACATGGCCATTGGTGACTTTGAGGGCAGATTGCAAGTGCT tGATCTGGAGCGTCCCGAGCTGGCGGTTTATAATGTTAAGGCGCATAGTAGCATCATAAATTGCATTGATGCTATTGGTGGCACGCAGCTGGAGTGTGGTGCACCTGAGATTGCCACCGGCAGTCGCGATGGCGCCGTTAGAGTGTGGGATATACGTCAGGGACAAACGCCAGTGGTGGATATAGCGCCGCCAGCGCAAATGGGCGATGGCGTCAATAGCGCGCACATGCGTCGCGACTGCTGGGCCGTTGCCTTTGGCAACACGTACAATTCCGAGGAGCGCATTGTTGCCGCTGGCTATGACAATGGGGATCTCAAGCTGTTCGATTTGCGCAGCTTGAGCGTGCGCTGGGAGGCAACCATCAAGAATGGCATATGCGATGTGGAGTTCGATCGTCGGGACATACCCATGAACAAACTGGCGGTTACTACACTTGAGGGTGGACTGCTCGTCTATGATATGCGCACTCAGCATCCCAGCAAGGGATTCTCGCATGTCGAAGAGCGCAATGCAGGACGCAGCGTTGGCAGCAATGGCGTCATCAATGGACCCAAGGCCACAGTGTGGACTGTGCGCCATGTGCCACAAAATCGTGATATTTTCCTTACAGGCGGCGGCACTGGCTCCATTCGTTTGTGGAAATATGAATATCCCGATCGTCGTGTTATTGACGATGCGGATGGCAACAAGGAGGGAGTTCCGGGCAAGCTGCAAATGGTTAGTGCCGTTACGCTCAGTTCTCAGCCCGTGCACAGCTTCGACTGGCATCCGGATAAGCTCGGACTGGCCGTTGCCGGCGCCTTCGATCAGAGTGTGCGCGTGCTAATCACCACTAAGCTCAATAcgctttaa
- the LOC108599348 gene encoding uncharacterized protein LOC108599348: MSKAELIALRKMKPTAEQEAAFVAFMTSHVHIAKCNVNKKIFKDAWIELSAQLNWQGPPCKPFYKWQQVWKDWKQRIIEKVARNRRVTYSKQKRLTGTEKDLAVLLQLIDATDSQFIEAEREVNSYNLRLRLQKSAPDTQKPLKFNALYKRNIGQRTADQEAIFVAFMTTELEIARSNVHGKEFEGLWVMLSEELNCYGPPRRPFNHWQLVWQDWKQELAAKVAANKGLARSEQEQLTRVEEDLALVLGTY, encoded by the exons AT GAGTAAAGCAGAGTTAATTGCACTGCGCAAAAT GAAACCCACAGCGGAGCAGGaagctgcatttgttgcattcaTGACAAGCCATGTGCACATTGCTAAATgcaatgttaataaaaaaatatttaaggatGCGTGGATTGAGCTTAGCGCGCAGCTCAACTGGCAAGGACCACCATGCAAACCGTTTTATAAATGGCAGCAA GTATGGAAAGATTGGAAGCAGCGCATCATTGAAAAGGTGGCAAGGAATAGGCGCGTGACttacagcaagcaaaagcgGCTAACAGGCACAGAAAAAGATTTGgcagtgctgctgcagcttattGATGCTACAGATAGCCAATTTATTGAAGCCGAAAGAGAAGTTAATAGCTACAATTTAAGATTAAGATTGCAAAAAAGTGCGCCCGATACCCAAAAGCCGCtgaaatttaatgcgctttataAAAGAAACATTGGG CAACGCACAGCGGATCAGGAAGCTATATTTGTGGCATTTATGACAACGGAGCTGGAGATTGCTCGTAGCAATGTGCATGGCAAGGAATTTGAGGGGCTATGGGTAATGCTCAGCGAGGAGCTCAACTGCTATGGACCACCACGCAGACCGTTTAACCATTGGCAGCTA GTGTGGCAAGATTGGAAGCAGGAATTAGCTGCAAAGGTGGCTGCAAATAAAGGATTAGCGCGCAGCGAGCAAGAGCAACTAACGAGAGTGGAAGAGGATTTGGCACTGGTGCTGGGAACTTATTGA
- the LOC108599107 gene encoding probable 28S ribosomal protein S26, mitochondrial encodes MLRAGYQLLNHSPLGAAKTGSNNFALEFVRWRRKPRWLPVAKSKVFRVPERKKQPEEERAELMRLHNHYKTQLRSVRQFLRAEVVRHEETSTADHIVLTPEQEEAEYQLCIAENAAWNAKIASERELRLAKEREEKVAYVQERLDAGKLREELRRERASEHIRHEIEQSKTFITRSNLDEAIETALANPVDHNFAIDMAGAMYKGRTTQSLGSSA; translated from the exons atgttgcgcgCTGGCTATCAATTGTTGAATCACTCGCCACTGGGCGCTGCCAAAACGGGCAGCAATAATTTTGCGTTGGAATTTGTGCGCTGGCGCCGGAAGCCGCGTTGGTTGCCAGTGGCCAAGAGCAAAGTGTTCCGCGTGCCCGAGCGCAAGAAGCAGCCGGAGGAGGAGCGTGCGGAGCTTATGCGTCTGCACAATCATTacaa AACGCAGCTGCGCTCAGTGCGTCAATTTTTGAGAGCGGAAGTAGTGCGACATGAGGAAACGTCCACAGCGGATCACATAGTGCTTACTCCCGAGCAGGAGGAGGCGGAGTATCAGCTTTGCATAGCTGAAAATGCTGCCTGGAATGCCAAAATCGCCAGCGAGCGTGAGTTACGCTTGGCCAAGGAGCGCGAGGAGAAGGTGGCCTATGTACAGGAGCGTTTGGATGCGGGCAAGCTGCGTGAGGAGCTGCGTAGAGAGCGCGCCAGTGAGCACATACGCCATGAAATCGAACAGTCCAAGACATTCATAACGCGCAGCAATTTGGATGAAGCCATTGAAACGGCGCTCGCTAATCCTGTGGATCACAACTTTGCCATTGATATGGCGGGCGCTATGTACAAGGGACGCACTACACAGTCGCTGGGCAgctcagcttaa
- the LOC108598997 gene encoding DNA-directed RNA polymerase III subunit RPC4 has translation MPAKKAAAAAAPVAAATNGMTRLTPARDLTLGGRGGAAANKKVFAPNLNAVRNKNTNVKTSKDFTQPRGGRARGGRGSAAGATRGRGGGGNSTLIQTTGVFSEGAGAVHLRKSTSAAGGGGGSSYARAGEELAVSRKRTGKDDKVQELRVQELLGGEIEESEEEPVSDIEMEQDKTDMDLKPVLLSEGLWSSKTLIKDEPADDVAMAQRLQAMHVSVQNCPEEPPAQYGRYPRNIAAFLEAQAAQLFIMQLPDVLPCVSDADEEPTERAAAANGAAEQPSSPAPPAVSSKHSVLKQLEEGQIGKILRYRSGRVKLLLGDTHFDLDMGLESGFLQELMSISSNREQRSGNMINLGPIQAKLKATPDWVHLFKQQDAAALQQRVAAATAYATTATAAAAAAT, from the exons ATGCCTGCGAAAaaagctgcagccgcagcggcgcctgtggcagctgcaacaaatggAATGACTCGACTGACGCCAGCAAGGGACCTGACGCTGGGTGGACGAGGTGGAGCAGCTGCCAATAAAAAAGTGTTTGctccaaatttgaatgcggtgcgaaataaaaatac caATGTAAAGACTTCCAAGGACTTTACGCAGCCACGTGGTGGACGTGCACgcggtgggcgtggcagcgcagCAGGCGCAACACGTGggcgtggcggcggcggcaactcAACGTTGATACAAACAACGGGAGTTTTTTCCGAGGGCGCAGGTGCAGTGCATCTGAGAAAATCAACaagtgctgctggtggcggcggcggctcaaGCTATGCGCGAGCTGGCGAGGAGTTGGCCGTAAGCCGTAAGCGTACGGGCAAGGATGACAAGGTGCAGGAGCTGCGCGTGCAGGAGCTGCTAGGCGGCGAGATTGAGGAAAGCGAAGAGGAGCCCGTCAGTGATATAGAAATGGAGCAGGATAAGACTGATATGGACTTGAAGCCGGTGCTGCTAAGCGAAGGACTCTGGAGCAGCAAGACGCTAATCAAAGATGAGCCAGCCGATGATGTGGCCATGGCGCAACGACTACAAGCAATGCATGTGAGTGTGCAGAACTGTCCGGAGGAGCCGCCAGCTCAGTATGGACGCTATCCACGCAACATAGCCGCGTTCCTAGAGgctcaagcagcgcagctgttTATAATGCAACTGCCCGATGTGCTGCCCTGCGTTAGTGATGCAGATGAGGAGCCAACGGaacgtgcagcagcagctaatggcGCAGCCGAGCAGCCCAGCAGTCCAGCGCCGCCTGCAGTCAGCTCCAAGCACAGCGTGCTCAAGCAGCTGGAGGAGGGACAAATTGGCAAAATTCTGCGCTATCGCTCCGGACgcgttaagctgctgctgggcgacaCGCACTTCGATTTGGATATGGGTCTGGAGTCGGGTTTTCTGCAAGAGCTCATGTCCATCAGCAGCAATCGCGAGCAGCGCAGCGGCAATATGATAAATCTTGGACCCATTCAGGCGAAGCTGAAGGCTACACCCGATTGGGTGCATCTTTTCAAGCAGCAGGATGCAGCAGCGTTGCAACAACGCGTGGCAGCTGCTACAGCATacgccacaacagcaactgccgccgccgccgccgccacgtAG
- the LOC108599030 gene encoding serpin B3-like, translating into MAIFITLIVILFMGVPIFSEPALSSLTVEALKQSNTANIFISPLLLEQGLMQLYMGAADETAAELRKVLQLDATEEATKWQRSKNFDALPNESFYKANRLYVANEVNILNNYKEITNETVENVNFSYADTTTIINKWASTATKAKVSKLLNETKADTKLLLLSAIYFKGLWAQPFKKNDTYAEHFFPINEIGDYYAITTPMMSISAQFAMRKIPKMNARSLEIPYANSNASMLIILPNEMLGISEIIEQLHTLKMHEVLPNGPTKLVKLYLPRFALDVQTELRPVLKQLGVKQLFTNAQLNKMTDFKGNLFLSSVFQRALIEVEEAGAATIAAKTAAASEETVNETDSGPTAFYVNRPFVFFIKDNSNILFAGRVNIPYMALNDTQVYKAN; encoded by the exons ATGGCAATCTTTATAACGCTAATTGTAATTCTTTTTATGGGTGTACCAATATTTTCGGAGCCTGCACTTAGTTCCTTAACAGTGGAAGCTTTGAAACAATCCAAcacagcaaacatttttatatcacCTTTGCTGCTGGAACAAGGATTAATGCAACTTTATATGGGAGCTGCAGATGAAACCGCAGCAGAGTTGAGAAAAGTGCTACAATTGGATGCTACAGAAGAAGCTACAAAATGGCAGCGCAGTAAAAATTTCGATGCACTGCCAAATGAAAGTTTTTATAAAGCCAATCGTCTATATGTTGCAAATGAAgtgaatatattaaacaacTATAAAGAAATTACAAACGAAACAGTGGAAAATGTTAACTTTAGCTATGcagatacaacaacaataataaataaatgggcGAGTACAGCGACTAAAGCTAAAGTAAGCAAACtattaaatgaaacaaaagctgacaccaaattgctgctgctaagtgCGATCTATTTCAAAGGATTATGGGCGCAGccgtttaaaaaaaatgatacaTATGCTGAACACTTTTTTCCAATAAATGAAATAGGAGATTATTATGCAATTACAACGCCTATGATGAGCATAAGCGCACAATTTGCTATGCGAAAAATTCCGAAAATGAATGCGCGCAGTTTAGAAATTCcttatgcaaattcaaatgcttcAATGTTGATTATATTGCCAAATGAAATGCTGGGCATAAGTGAAATAATTGAACAGCTGCATACATTGAAAATGCACGAAGTACTGCCAAATGGGCCCACTAAATTAGTTAAACTATATTTGCCACGATTTGCGCTGGATGTGCAAACAGAGCTGCGACCAGTGCTTAAACAATTGGGAGTTAAGCAATTGTTTACTAatgcacaattaaataaaatgaccGATTTTAAAGGAAATTTATTTCTCTCAAGTGTTTTTCAACGCGCGCTCATTGAAGTTGAAGAAGCGGgagctgcaacaattgctgccaaaa ctgctgcagctagtGAAGAAACAGTTAACGAAACGGATTCAGGCCCAACAGCATTTTATGTCAATCGtccatttgtattttttatcaaaGACAATtctaatattttgtttgctggtcGTGTTAATATTCCTTATATGGCATTAAACGATACGCAAGTATACAAagctaactaa
- the LOC108599032 gene encoding LOW QUALITY PROTEIN: uncharacterized protein LOC108599032 (The sequence of the model RefSeq protein was modified relative to this genomic sequence to represent the inferred CDS: substituted 3 bases at 3 genomic stop codons), whose translation MEQQPVEAALAAVTPTKRDAAYIEKALASAFNAEKLRIESFQSDVISQSGENFCSVIYRIKVTFRKEPQAELQEQSFILKDLLPLMAALGSNEKLMYEQVLPALNQILAKAHASLGEHKLSAQXVLTKSGNGKEVYLLEDLNALGYATLNRCSGLTLPEAKICVHKIAQFHAASMLLLQRQPELPAQLAPSHFINGVTDDFSKVLLIDGTEFAANMVAGFEGMSSIAAKMKAQLPVVYSARMRETLQPEAAAFQVIVHGDLWVNNILINAAQQQAVIVDFQNCHLGSPAIDLLLFFYTSLQLNVLLTEQQSLLKDYHPKPLPHFNCLXAMQATCLAXSNCSNEMERCLFYAYYALVCEMPICSVSPEAAKDFNALTFINAENILAKRHQLFENERVSVSLKAILPIFEQKGLLEMPY comes from the exons ATGGAGCAACAACCTGTTGAAGCGGCGCTTGCTGCAGTTACGCCCACAAAACGCGATGCCGCCTACATAGAAAAAGCTTTGGCAAGCGCCTTTAATGCGGAAAAGCTGCGCATTGAAAGCTTTCAAAGCGATGTGATATCCCAAAGTGGTGAAAATTTCTGCAGCGTCATCTATCGCATAAAAGTTACATTTCGCAAGGAGCCGCAGGCAGAGCTGCAGGAGCAAAGCTTTATTCTAAAGGATCTGCTGCCCTTAATGGCAGCGCTGGgttcaaatgaaaaattaatgtaCGAGCAAGTGCTGCCagctttaaatcaaatattggCTAAAGCGCACGCAAGTTTGGGCGAACACAAGCTAAGCGCGCAGTAAGTTCTAactaaaa GTGGCAATGGCAAAGaagtttatttgcttgagGATCTAAACGCTTTGGGCTATGCAACGCTCAATCGCTGCAGCGGCCTAACGCTGCCTGAAGCTAAAATATGCGTGCATAAGATTGCGCAATTCCATGCTGcttcaatgttgctgctgcagcgtcagcCCGAGCTGCCTGCGCAGCTTGCGCCCTCGCATTTCATCAATGGCGTCACCGATGACTTCTCCAAGGTTCTGCTCATAGACGGCACTGAGTTTGCTGCGAATATGGTTGCTGGCTTTGAGGGCATGTCGTCTATAGCTGCTAAAATGAAAGCGCAGCTGCCTGTAGTTTATTCCGCTCGCATGCGTGAGACGCTGCAGCCCGAAGCTGCTGCATTCCAGGTCATTGTACATGGAGATTTGTGGGTCAACAATATACTCATCAATGCTGCGCAGCAACAAGCGGTTATT gTGGATTTTCAAAATTGTCATCTAGGCAGTCCAGCCATTGATTTGCTCTTGTTCTTCTATACGAGTCTGCAGCTGAATGTGCTGCTAACTGAGCAACAGTCACTGCTAAAAGATTACCATCCAAAGCCTTTGCCACACTTTAACTGCTTGTAGGCTATGCAGGCAACTTGCCTAGCCTAGAGCAATTGCTCAAACGAAATGGAGCGTTGTTTGTTCTATGCCTATTATGCGCTCGTTTGTGAAATGCCCATTTGCTCTGTTTCTCCAGAGGCAGCGAAGGACTTTAATGCGCTCACTTTTATCAATGCAGAGAATATTTTAGCTAAGCGTCATCAGCTGTTTGAGAATGAGCGTGTGTCAGTGTcgcttaaagcaattttacCAATATTCGAGCAAAAGGGTTTACTAGAGATGCCTtattag